Proteins from a single region of Gemmatirosa kalamazoonensis:
- a CDS encoding sialate O-acetylesterase produces the protein MRRRLVLTLALVACRAPAPATTSPPRMQLVLLAGQSNMAGRGTVEAEDRVPHPRVLMLDRDGRWIPAVDPVHFDKPIAGVGPGRSFGLALAARDTTAVVGLVPTAVGGSSIRAWVPAGYDSATRTHPYDDAVARIRLARSSGAFVAILWHQGESDGDARGVAEYEGRLRELIARLRAETGAPNAPFLIGELGHFPEKPWTPGRAAIDSIHRLVAATTPNAAYVSAEGLTHRGDTLHFSSAAARELGRRYAAAYARLESVERH, from the coding sequence ATGCGCCGACGCCTCGTCCTCACTCTCGCTCTCGTCGCGTGCCGCGCCCCGGCGCCCGCGACCACCTCGCCGCCGCGGATGCAGCTCGTCCTGCTCGCCGGCCAGTCGAACATGGCCGGCCGCGGCACGGTCGAAGCCGAGGACCGCGTGCCGCATCCACGCGTGCTGATGCTCGACCGCGACGGCCGGTGGATCCCCGCGGTCGACCCGGTGCACTTCGACAAGCCGATCGCCGGCGTGGGACCGGGGCGCAGCTTCGGGCTCGCGCTCGCGGCGCGCGACACCACCGCGGTCGTCGGCCTCGTGCCGACCGCCGTCGGCGGCTCGTCGATCCGGGCGTGGGTGCCCGCCGGCTACGACTCGGCCACGCGCACGCACCCGTACGACGACGCGGTCGCGCGCATCCGGCTCGCGCGCTCGTCGGGCGCGTTCGTGGCGATTCTGTGGCACCAGGGCGAGAGCGACGGCGACGCGCGCGGCGTGGCCGAGTACGAGGGGCGGCTGCGCGAGCTGATCGCGCGGCTGCGCGCGGAGACCGGCGCGCCTAACGCGCCGTTCCTGATCGGGGAGCTCGGCCACTTCCCCGAGAAGCCGTGGACGCCGGGGCGCGCGGCGATCGACTCCATCCACCGCCTCGTCGCGGCGACGACGCCGAACGCGGCGTACGTCTCGGCCGAGGGGCTCACGCACCGCGGCGACACGCTGCACTTCTCCTCGGCGGCGGCGCGGGAGCTCGGCCGACGGTACGCGGCGGCGTACGCGAGGTTGGAGTCCGTGGAACGACATTGA
- a CDS encoding response regulator, producing MKRILVVEDSTDLAGGLQRNLEHEGHRVRVAGTAADAITLALGEVPDLIVLDLGLPDRDGYHVLATLRERGCQSPVLILSARGLEADKVRGFRLGADDYVTKPFGVVELMARIGAHLRRATGSSAAAEGGTLSDDALRERYGLTDREIEVARLLALGASNAEIGEALGIAAMTARNHTERILLKLGASTRARVGAVLRGQVPWGAA from the coding sequence ATGAAGCGCATCCTCGTCGTCGAAGACAGCACCGACCTCGCCGGCGGGCTCCAGCGGAACCTGGAGCACGAGGGCCACCGGGTGCGCGTCGCCGGGACCGCCGCCGACGCGATCACGCTCGCGCTGGGCGAGGTGCCGGACCTCATCGTGCTCGACCTCGGTCTCCCCGACCGCGACGGCTACCACGTGCTCGCCACCCTGCGCGAGCGCGGCTGCCAGAGCCCGGTGCTCATCCTCTCCGCGCGCGGGCTCGAGGCGGACAAGGTGCGCGGCTTCCGGCTGGGCGCCGACGACTACGTCACGAAGCCGTTCGGCGTGGTGGAGCTCATGGCACGCATCGGCGCGCATCTGCGGCGGGCGACGGGGAGCAGCGCGGCCGCGGAAGGGGGCACGCTGAGCGACGATGCGCTGCGCGAGCGCTACGGGCTCACCGACCGCGAGATCGAGGTCGCGCGCCTGCTCGCCCTCGGCGCGTCGAACGCGGAGATCGGTGAGGCGCTCGGCATCGCGGCGATGACGGCCCGCAACCACACGGAGCGCATCCTCCTCAAGCTCGGCGCGTCGACGCGCGCGCGGGTGGGCGCGGTGCTGCGCGGACAGGTGCCGTGGGGCGCGGCCTGA